The genomic window AATCAGGCAGTGCGCAAGCTGTCGGCGGCCCTGGCGGCGGGATGCACGATCATCGTCAAGGCCCCAGAGGAAACGCCTGCCTCGCCTGCCGAGTTGATCCGCTGTCTGGTCGATGCAGGGATTCCGGCGGGGGTGGTGAATCTGCTGTATGGCGATCCGGCCGAAATCTCGTCCTATCTGATCCCGCATCCGGTGATCCGCAAGGTTTCCTTTACCGGCTCGACTGCCGTGGGAAAGGAACTGGCAGCGTTGGCTGGCCGACACATGAAGCCCGCCACAATGGAACTGGGTGGCCATGCGCCGGTCCTGATCTTTGATGATGCCGATGTCGATGCCGCGGTTGCGGCCATGGTTCCGGCCAAGCTGCGCAACGCGGGTCAGGTCTGCATATCACCGACCAGATTTCTGGTGCAGGATGGCGTGGCCGATCGCTTCACCATGAAATTCACCCAAGCCATGGCTGCGGCGCGTGTGGGGCCCGGCATGTCGCCTGACAGCGACATGGGGCCACTGGCGAACGTGCGCCGCATCCCTGCCATCGAGCGGCTCATCCGCGATGCGCTGGATCGCGGGGCGCGACTTGCAACCGGTGGTGCGCGCATCGGCAACGAAGGCTGGTTCTTTGCGCCCACCGTGCTGACGGATGTCCCTGGCGATGCCGCAGTGATGAACGAAGAGCCGTTCGGGCCGATTGCCGTGGTCAATCGCTTCGGTCACGATGATGAGGCGTTTGCCGAGGCCAACAGATTGCCCTATGGGCTTGCGGCCTATGCCTGGACGCGCAGTTCGGCAAGGGTGCAGCGGTTGCAGGACGAAATCCAGGCCGGAATGCTGACGATCAACCACATTGGCCTGTCCTTGCCGGAACTGCCCTTTGGCGGCCTTCGCGATTCGGGAATGGGCACGGAAGGCGGTTCCGAAGCGATCGGCGCCTATCTTCAGACCCGTTTCGTGACCCGCAAGGGCTAAAGATAGGGCGGGGTGCAGGCCGAGACGACGATGGCCTCGCGGTCGGAAAGATTGCGAAAACGATGCGGCTGGTTCGAGGCGAACAGATAGCTGTCGCCTGCCTTGAGCAGGCGGCAGTGTTCGCCCACGGTCAGCTCGATCTCTCCGGCAATCACGATCCCGCCCTCGCTTCCGTGATGGGCCAGCATGGTTTCGCCGGTATCTGCGCCGGGTTCATAACGCTCGTGCAGGATCTGAAGATTGTGCAACCGCGCGTCACCCACCTGCCGCAGGGTGATGCGGCCCATCGTGTCCTGCGCCGTCGAATACAGGCGGGATGTCAGATCGCGCAGTTCGGTCGGGGTGAAAAAGGGCTGCGGGCTTTGCGATGCGTCGGGCTCGAAGAACTCGGCCATGGTTATCCCCATGCCGCCAAGGATCTTGCGCAGCGATGCTACCGATGGGCTGGATCGCCCGGTTTCGATCATTGAAATCTGCCCATGCGGCACGCCCGAGGCTTCGGCAAGCTGCCGTTGCGACATGCCGGCCGCAGTGCGCAGCTCCTTCAATCTGGCCCCGACGTCGAAATCGCTCATCTGCAATTCTTCCTTTCCGGGGCAGCTTATCAGGGCAGGGTCTTGCGCACCAGCTTGGACCGCCTGCGGAAATCCGAAAATCTGTTGCTCAAAATATTGAGCATGATATACCCGCTCTGCGCAAGCGTGGAGGAGAGTGCATGGAATCGGAACATTTGATCGCCCGTCGTCAGGCAGCTGTCGCGCGCGGGGTAGCCACCCGCGACATCTATGCCGTTCGGGCCGAGAACGCGCAGCTATGGACTGCGGACGGTCGTCGGATGCTTGATTTTGCCGCGGGCATAGCCGTCAACAATACCGGCCATCGCCACCCTCGCGTCATGGATGCGGTGCATCAGCAGATGCAGGCATTCAGCCATACCTGCTTTCACGTGGCGCCGTATGAATCCTACATCGCCCTGGCAGAGGCGCTGAACGAGCTGACCCCGGGCGATTTCCCCAAAAAGACCATGTTTGCCACCACTGGCGCGGAAGCAGTGGAAAATGCGGTCAAGATGGCGCGGGCGTATACGGGACGTTCGGGCGTGATCGCCTTCAGCGGGGCCTTTCACGGACGCACGCTCATGGGCATGGCTCTGACCGGCAAGACTGCACCCTACAAGGCCGGTTTCGGAGCCATGCCGGCCGAGGTTCACCACGGGCTGTTCCCAAATCCGATGACCGGGATCACCACAGATCAGGCCATCGCGCATCTGCAGACGATGCTGGCTTCGTCCATCGATCCGCAGCGTGTCGCCGCGATCATCGTCGAGCCGGTGCAGGGTGAGGGAGGGTTCAACATCGCGCCGCCCGAGTTCCTGTCTGCCTTGCGCGATATCTGCGACAGTCATGGTATCGTGCTGATCGGCGACGAAATCCAGGCCGGCATGGCCCGCACCGGGCGGATGTTCGGCTTCGATCACGCCGGCGTGGCGCCCGATCTGGTCACCATGGCCAAGGGCCTTGCCGGTGGTTTTCCGCTGTCTGCGGTGACCGGTCGCGCCGAGATCGTCGATGCGCCTGCGCCGGGTGGGCTGGGCGGCACCTACGCCGGAAATCCGCTGGCCATTGCCGCCGCACGCGCGGTCCTGGAGATCATCGTCGACGAGGATCTTTGCGCCCGTGCCGAGGAAATCGGCCTGGCTATCCGGTCGCGGTTGCAAAAGCTGGCCGAACGCTTTCCCGCTATTGGCGACGTGCGCGGGTTGGGGGCGATGAATGCCTTTGAACTTGTCAGGATCGCAGATCGCAGCCAGCCTGATCCCCAGCTGACCGCTGCCATCGTTGCCCAGGCGCAGGCACGGGGGCTGATCCTGCTGTCCTGTGGCACGCGCTACAACGTCATCCGGCTTCTGCCGCCGCTGACCATACCCGACGATCATCTGGCCGAGGCGTTGGACATTCTTGAATCCGCCGTTTCGGCAGCGATGATCCCGGCATGAGAGGGGCGGCTATAGCCGCCCCCCACCTTGCCTTTCGGTGCGACAGGCGGCGCGAAAGCTGCTGGGCGTCTGGCCGAACAGGGCGCGGAAAAGCCGCGAGAATTGTGCCTGGTCGCTGAAGCCGAAGCGATAGGCGATATCTGCAAGCGACAGGTCGTGGCGCATTGCCAAGAGGTCACGGGCAGCCTGCAAGCGCGCATGACGAATGAACTGCGCGGCGGTCATGTCGCTGTCCTCGAACAGGTTGTGCAGATACCGCCTTGATATGCCGCAGCGGGCGGCAACCGTTGCCGGGGACAGTGCGGGATCTGCCAGGTCGCGCAAGATAACGGCCTGCGCGCGACGCAGGTGAGCGGCGCGGATGACGCTGGCAGCGCCCTTGTCGGTCTCGGCCTGACGATCCAGTGCCAGCGCCAGCAGTTCCACCAGATGGCGCCCCAGAACCTCGCCGGCGCCAAAATCCTCGTCCATGCCATGGGCCCGTCGCACGGTTTCTACAAACAGCCCACCCAGCCCCTCGCATCCGTCAAATACCGTGGCGCACAGCCGGTCAGGCTGCCGGACCCGCGCGGCCAGATCCTTGTGCGCGATCTTCATGACCAGCAGGTCGTTGGACGAATGATAGGCGAAGCGGTAGGGCTCATCCCCCCGCTCGACGATGAAACCGCCCGGCGCGCAGGTCACGTCGCGACCCAGCTGGCGAAACAGCACCGGGGCAAGGCTGGGAATGGTGATCAGGTAAGCCTCGGCCTCGCCTTGTCGGATCAGGCCGGGCACACGTTCATAGCGCGCGGGCTCGGTCCGCAGCCGTGACAGGGACACGGCACCGGCTGTGCGGCGCTGTAACCAGCCCTGAAACCGGTCCGGATCGCGATAGCTCAGGTGCAGCGGAAAATATGTATCGGCGATGATCGTGGACCATTGCGCAGCCCGTTCGGGCGGCGCAGTCGCGGCCGTGCTGTAGGTTTCGATGGTCATGATGCGTCCTCCCTCGCATCGACCCTGCAAGAGGTAGCGCGGCGGGGGCAGGTGGGCAAAAGAAAATTTCCACCTGCCGGCACCTGTCTGCCGCGATGCGCGCAATGACAAATTTATGTGCGCGCGGCGCCAAGACCGCGGCGCATCCGCGGCGCAACATGACCCATCGGAAATTGCCGCGACAGACGGCGCGCCGCAGGGAGCAAGCTAGCGAACCGCCGCAGTCGGCGGCCCTGCCGTGTGCGGCATCGCGGCCCTGACAGGACATAGCCATGATGCGACCAAAGCCCGACCCGATCACCTTGTCCGTGGTAAGGGGTGTTCTGGAAACCACCCAGCGCGAAATGACGCTGACGCTGGAACAGACCGCGCGCAGTTCGGTGTTCAATCTCGCGCATGATTATTCGACTGCGCTGTTCAACCACACGCCCGAGATGATCCTGCAAGGCCAGGACATCCCGATCCACCTCGGCAGCCTGATCCCGGCCATGAAATCGGTGGCGCGGTTCTTTGACGGGGACATTCATGAAGGCGATCTGATTCTGCACAACGACCCCGCCTATGGCGGCAGCCACATCATCGACACCTGCATGTATTACCCTGTGTTCTATCAGGGCGAGCTGGTGTTCTGGACGGTCTGCAAGGGCCATCTGACCGATATCGGCGGCCCCGTGCCGGCCGGCTACAACCCCAATGCGACCGAAATCTTTGCCGAAGGGCTGCGCATCCCGCCGGTCAAGCTATGGGATCGCGGCAGGCCGCGCCAGGATGTGATGAACCTCATCCTGACGAACATGCGCGCAAGGCGGGATCAAGAGGGTGATTTCAATGCATTGATCGGGGCTTGCCAGGTGGGGGCGCGCAATCTGGTCCGCTTGATGGACCGATATGGCAAGCAGGTGGTTCAGGATTGCATCTCCGAATTGCTGGACATGGCTGAAATGCACATGCGCAAGCTGATCTCGCAGGTGCCTGATGGCACCTACAGCGGCACGGCAGTGCTGGAGGATGCCGGCCATGGTTTTGGCGACATGAACATCACCGCTACGGTCACGATTACCGGCGACAGCTGCCATATCGCGGTCAGCTCTCCGCCGCAGGTGCCCTATTTCATCAACAGCTACGAAGGCAACAGTCACTCTGGGGTATATCTGGGGTTGATGATGTTCGCGCAGTTGCCGCCCCCCTATAACGAAGGGCTTTACCGCTGCGTGACCACCGACATGGGCCCCAAGGGCAGCCTGTGCAACGCGGTCTCTCCGGCGCCCCACATGAACTGCACCACCACGCCCATGGAAACGCTGACCGATGCGGTGCGGCTGGCTTTCGAGCAGGCGGCACCTGACAAGGTTTCGGCAAGCTGGGGCCACGCCAACGGCTGCAATATCGCCGGCTGGGACAATCGCCATGACGAGGAATATGTGACAATGGTGCTGGCCTCGATCATTTCGGGGGCTGGGGCAACCGCCAGTCAGGACGGCTGGCACGCGTGCGGACCCGAATGCTGTTTCGGCGCGCTGACATCGGGCGATATCGAAATGCTGGAACACAGCTATCCGATCATCATTCACCGCTATTCGTTGATGCAGGACTCGGGTGGTGCCGGGAAATTCCGGGGCGGTTCCGGAACCTGCTGGGAGGTCGAACCGCTGGACAGCCCGATGACGCTGATCACCTTTGGCGAGGGACGGCGCATCCCCGCCATGGGGGCGGCAGGTGCGCAGTCCCGTCTGATCCCTCCCAAGGTCGGCAGGCTCGAGATCACGCGAAACGGCCAGACCCGCGTCATCACCGAAAATGTCATCGAAACCATCCACCCAGGGGAACGCGCCGCCAATCGCAACCCCGGAGGCGGCGGTTACGGCAATCCGTTCGAGCGTCCGGTCGAGAAAGTCGTCGAGGATGTGCGCAACGGTCTTGTCAGCCTGGAAGGCGCAAGGCTCGACTATGGTGTCGTCATCGTCGACGCCGAAACGCTGACCATCGATCGCGCGGCGACCTCGGCCTTGCGGGCGATCTGACCTCACCTTTCCCAAACGCGCTGGCAAGGCCGGGTTCGCGTGTGCGCGCAACGGCATCTGCAGGCCCGAAAGCAAGGATATGATCCACCATGAAACAGAAATATCGACTTGGCATCGACGCGGGCGGCACCTTCACCGATTTCATCCTGGCCGACCGTGACGGTGGGCTGCGTATCTTCAAGGCGCTATCCACCCCGCAGGATCCGACGCTGGCCATTGGCAACGGCCTTGCGCTGATTCACGAAGATACCGGCGTCAGCCCGCAGGAACTGGTTTCCAATGCCGACCTGTGCATCAACGGAACAACCGTCGGGCTGAATGCGCTGATTACCCACAGCGGCGCCAGGACCGGCCTGATCGCCACCCGCGGGCACGAGGACAGTATCGAAATCCGCCTTGGCCACAAGGAGGACGGCTATCGCTACGATCCCGAATATCCGCCGGCCAGGATGCTGGTGCCGCGCCATCTGCGCTGCGGCGTTCGCGAACGCATCCTGTCCACCGGCGCGGTGCATACAGCCCTGCATGAGGAAGATGTTCGCGAAGCCTGTCGCCATTTCCTGAAAAACGACGTCCAGTCGGTAGCGATCAGCCTTGTCTGGTCCGTGCTCAATCCCGAACACGAATTGCGCGCGGCAGAGATCGTGCGCGAGATGATGCCAGAAGCGTTCCTGACGGTCGGCAGCCAGCTTTATCCGCAGGTGCGTGAATACACCCGCACCTCGACCGCGGTTGTCAACGCCTATCTGTCGCCGATCCTTTCGCGATACGTGCAGGCTGTGGACGAGTATTTTCAATCGCTGGGCGCTCGCCAGCCGGTGCGGTATTTCCAGTCGAACGGTGGCCTGGCGCCGGGTGCGGTGGTCGCGGATCGGGCGGTTTACGCGATCAATTCGGGGCCGGCCTCGGCGCCGCGCGCGGCGCTTTATCTGGGTGAACCCTATGGTTTGCGCGACATCATCACCGTCGACATGGGCGGCACAAGCTTCGATATCACGCTGACCCGCGACGGGCAGGCCAACGTCTCGAAGAACATCGACTTCCTGCGCTATCGGATCGGAGTTCCGATGATCCAGGTCGAGACGCTGGGCGCAGGCGGCGGGTCGATCGGCTGGATCGATTCCATGGGGCTGATGCAGATGGGACCGCAATCGGCAGGCTCGCAGCCCGGTCCGGCCTGTTATGGCAAGGGTGGCGAGCGGCCGACGACAACCGATGCCAATCTGGTGCTGGGCTATCTGGACCCGAAAGGGCTGGTTGGCGGCCGGCTGCCGCTGGATATCGGCAAGGCGCGCGAGGCCATAAGGCGGCATCTGGCGGAGCCGCTGGGGATCAGTGTCGAGAAAGCCGCATATGGCATGTTCACCATCGTGAACAACAACATGGTAAACGCCATTCGTCGCGTGTCCGTGGAACGCGGCTATGACCCGCGTGATTTCGTGCTGAATTGTGCCGGTGGCGCGACGGGGGCACATATAACGGCCTTGGCCCGGGAAATGGGCATCACCAGGATCCTGGTTTCCAAACTGGCATCGGGTCTTTGTGCTTTTGGCCAGATCATTTCCGATGTCAAATACAACTATATGGCCCCTATCGCTGCACGTCTTGACGGAGCCGATGCCGCCCGGCGCCTGGACAAGACATTCGCGGAAATAGAGGCTCGGGGCCGCGCTGATCTGACCGCCGACGGTTTTGCGCCGGAACGCATAGGTGTCCGCCGCAGTCTGGACATGCGATATGTCGGACAGGTGCATGAATGCACGGTGAATGTCGATGCCTTCGATATCGACGAGGCCGCGCTGGAACACCTTAAGGTCGCATTTCATGCCCGGCATCACGAACTTTACACCTATGCCGAACCGAACAGCCCGGTCGAGGTGGTGAATGTCGAAAGCGCCCTCTGGGGGGTTCTGGATCAGCCGACGCGCATGCGTATCCCGGCAGGGGCGGGGGCCTCGGCGGCGCAGATCGGCACAAGGGCGATGATTTTTGACGCGTCTGCGATGGCGCGTGAAACGCCGGTTTATGACGGCGCGCGGTTGGGTGCAGGCGATGTGATCGTCGGCCCGGCAGTCATCCAGGAAGTCACGACGACCATCGTCATCGAGCCCGGATGGACCGCAGCGCTGGATGTGAATGGCGTCTATGTCATGACGCAAACCACTGCCGCCGAGCAGCACGCCGCGCCGGCTCGGGATCTGGCGGCCGTCTGATCCCCGGGTGGGCGGCCGCTCGAACCCGCCGCCCGCCCCATTTGTCTCGACAAAACATGACAGGGAGTTTCAGCCATGGCTGGAGTATTGGAAAACAGGCAGGAACTGGAATTTTCGGACAGGCCCGTGCCGCCCGATCAGCGCATGGGCAAGCTGTCGCTGAGCATGGCCTGGTGGTCGGTCTGTTCGGCGATGTTCTATCTGGTCATCGCCGCCTCGCTGGCACTGGCTTACGGGGCGCGCAATGCAATCATCGGATTGGTGCTGTCGGTCGTCACCTATGCCGCGGTCAATGCGGTGCTGGTGCGCCATGCGATCCGCACCGGGCTGAGCGTGGCGCTGTTTTCGCGGGTGTTGCTGGGTCGTAGCGGTGCTTCCGTGGCGACACTGATCTTTTTCGCCACCGCGATATATTACGCCGTGTTCGAGGGCTCGGTGATTGCCGTGGCGCTGCGCGAATATGCAGGTCTGTCCTATCCGGTGGCGGCCCTGGTGGTGGTCGTCTATTCGGTCGCGCTGATCTTCGGATCGATCCAGAACTGGCTGGACAGGTTCAATGGCGTGCTCTTGCCGTTCTATCTGCTTGGGCTGGGGGCCGCTGTGGTGCTGGCGGTGGCCGAATACGGATATTCGGATGCCTGGCTGGATCTCGGCCCGTCCCAGGGGGCCAGCTCGGGCGGCTGGTGGGACTGCTTTGTTGCCTATATGGGTGTCTGGATCCTGATGATGTTCACCTTTGACTATGCCCGCTTCGGTCGCCCCGAAGATGCACGCTTTCATGCGCTGATCAGCTTTGGTGCGCCCTTTTATGCAGTGGCCTTCCTGCTCAATGGGCTTGTCGGGATATTCCTGGCGGCAAGCCTGCCGACCGAGGGCGCAGTATCCGAGGTTTCGGTTGTCTTTGCGCTGGTGCAGCTGATGGGTCTGGCCGGTCTGGCGTTTGTCTGGATTTCGCAGACCCGTATCAACACCGCCAATTACTACCTGGCCGCAGTCAACATGGAAAGCTTTGCTCGAACCGTGTTCCGGCTGCGGTTTCCCAAATGGGTCTGGGCCTGTGTCGTGGGCGCGATCACATATGTGCTTATGCTGGCCGACGTATTTTCCTATATCCTGCAGGCATTGGCGTATCAGGGCATCTTCGTCGTGGCCTGGGTGGGCATTGCATTGGTCCATATCGCCATGGAGCGCCCGAGCCGACAGGCAGAACCCGATCCCGACCGCGCGGTCAATCCTGCCGGACTGGTAGCCTGGTTGCTGGCTGCGGGAGCAGGGCTGGCGTTGCATCTGGCGGGCGGGGCGGTGGCGTCCTTTTCTGCTCCGGTCACCTTTCTGGTCGCTGCCAGCGCTTATGCGGCGCTGTCGACCAGGGCATCGACCCAGCGCGCGCTGCCCTGACCTGCGACAAGTGAACTGGCCCCCGTTTCGATCGGACAACAAGGCATGACCATGCAGGCTTCGGCATGACGGCAAAAGCGCGCCCTGGATCGTGATCGGGCAAGGATTTCTGCGATGGCGGCTTGTCGGTTCAGTGGTGGCCAGACCTGTCCGGCACTGGTCAGGAACTGAGCGTCGCCAAGCCCTGCGGGCGCACAGCTAACCGCATCTGGAAAAACCGCAATGCGGGCAGGTCATGCAGCCTTCGATCATCTGCATGCCATATTGACCGCAGGACGGGCAGGCGGGGCCGCGCGGGGCCTCGCCAGTCACCATTGCGGCCTTGGGGTCGGATTTCAGGGCCTTGCCCTCGGCTTCCAGAAACCCGATGGCGATCATGTGACGTTCGATGACGCCGCCGATCGCCGCCAGGATCGAGGGGACATAGCGCCCGTCCAGCCAGGCGCCCCCGCGCGGATCGAATACCGCCTTGAGTTCCTCGACGACAAAG from Paracoccus sp. SMMA_5_TC includes these protein-coding regions:
- a CDS encoding helix-turn-helix domain-containing protein; the encoded protein is MTIETYSTAATAPPERAAQWSTIIADTYFPLHLSYRDPDRFQGWLQRRTAGAVSLSRLRTEPARYERVPGLIRQGEAEAYLITIPSLAPVLFRQLGRDVTCAPGGFIVERGDEPYRFAYHSSNDLLVMKIAHKDLAARVRQPDRLCATVFDGCEGLGGLFVETVRRAHGMDEDFGAGEVLGRHLVELLALALDRQAETDKGAASVIRAAHLRRAQAVILRDLADPALSPATVAARCGISRRYLHNLFEDSDMTAAQFIRHARLQAARDLLAMRHDLSLADIAYRFGFSDQAQFSRLFRALFGQTPSSFRAACRTERQGGGRL
- the gabT gene encoding 4-aminobutyrate--2-oxoglutarate transaminase — its product is MESEHLIARRQAAVARGVATRDIYAVRAENAQLWTADGRRMLDFAAGIAVNNTGHRHPRVMDAVHQQMQAFSHTCFHVAPYESYIALAEALNELTPGDFPKKTMFATTGAEAVENAVKMARAYTGRSGVIAFSGAFHGRTLMGMALTGKTAPYKAGFGAMPAEVHHGLFPNPMTGITTDQAIAHLQTMLASSIDPQRVAAIIVEPVQGEGGFNIAPPEFLSALRDICDSHGIVLIGDEIQAGMARTGRMFGFDHAGVAPDLVTMAKGLAGGFPLSAVTGRAEIVDAPAPGGLGGTYAGNPLAIAAARAVLEIIVDEDLCARAEEIGLAIRSRLQKLAERFPAIGDVRGLGAMNAFELVRIADRSQPDPQLTAAIVAQAQARGLILLSCGTRYNVIRLLPPLTIPDDHLAEALDILESAVSAAMIPA
- the capA gene encoding caprolactamase subunit alpha encodes the protein MKQKYRLGIDAGGTFTDFILADRDGGLRIFKALSTPQDPTLAIGNGLALIHEDTGVSPQELVSNADLCINGTTVGLNALITHSGARTGLIATRGHEDSIEIRLGHKEDGYRYDPEYPPARMLVPRHLRCGVRERILSTGAVHTALHEEDVREACRHFLKNDVQSVAISLVWSVLNPEHELRAAEIVREMMPEAFLTVGSQLYPQVREYTRTSTAVVNAYLSPILSRYVQAVDEYFQSLGARQPVRYFQSNGGLAPGAVVADRAVYAINSGPASAPRAALYLGEPYGLRDIITVDMGGTSFDITLTRDGQANVSKNIDFLRYRIGVPMIQVETLGAGGGSIGWIDSMGLMQMGPQSAGSQPGPACYGKGGERPTTTDANLVLGYLDPKGLVGGRLPLDIGKAREAIRRHLAEPLGISVEKAAYGMFTIVNNNMVNAIRRVSVERGYDPRDFVLNCAGGATGAHITALAREMGITRILVSKLASGLCAFGQIISDVKYNYMAPIAARLDGADAARRLDKTFAEIEARGRADLTADGFAPERIGVRRSLDMRYVGQVHECTVNVDAFDIDEAALEHLKVAFHARHHELYTYAEPNSPVEVVNVESALWGVLDQPTRMRIPAGAGASAAQIGTRAMIFDASAMARETPVYDGARLGAGDVIVGPAVIQEVTTTIVIEPGWTAALDVNGVYVMTQTTAAEQHAAPARDLAAV
- the capB gene encoding caprolactamase subunit beta, encoding MMRPKPDPITLSVVRGVLETTQREMTLTLEQTARSSVFNLAHDYSTALFNHTPEMILQGQDIPIHLGSLIPAMKSVARFFDGDIHEGDLILHNDPAYGGSHIIDTCMYYPVFYQGELVFWTVCKGHLTDIGGPVPAGYNPNATEIFAEGLRIPPVKLWDRGRPRQDVMNLILTNMRARRDQEGDFNALIGACQVGARNLVRLMDRYGKQVVQDCISELLDMAEMHMRKLISQVPDGTYSGTAVLEDAGHGFGDMNITATVTITGDSCHIAVSSPPQVPYFINSYEGNSHSGVYLGLMMFAQLPPPYNEGLYRCVTTDMGPKGSLCNAVSPAPHMNCTTTPMETLTDAVRLAFEQAAPDKVSASWGHANGCNIAGWDNRHDEEYVTMVLASIISGAGATASQDGWHACGPECCFGALTSGDIEMLEHSYPIIIHRYSLMQDSGGAGKFRGGSGTCWEVEPLDSPMTLITFGEGRRIPAMGAAGAQSRLIPPKVGRLEITRNGQTRVITENVIETIHPGERAANRNPGGGGYGNPFERPVEKVVEDVRNGLVSLEGARLDYGVVIVDAETLTIDRAATSALRAI
- a CDS encoding purine-cytosine permease family protein: MAGVLENRQELEFSDRPVPPDQRMGKLSLSMAWWSVCSAMFYLVIAASLALAYGARNAIIGLVLSVVTYAAVNAVLVRHAIRTGLSVALFSRVLLGRSGASVATLIFFATAIYYAVFEGSVIAVALREYAGLSYPVAALVVVVYSVALIFGSIQNWLDRFNGVLLPFYLLGLGAAVVLAVAEYGYSDAWLDLGPSQGASSGGWWDCFVAYMGVWILMMFTFDYARFGRPEDARFHALISFGAPFYAVAFLLNGLVGIFLAASLPTEGAVSEVSVVFALVQLMGLAGLAFVWISQTRINTANYYLAAVNMESFARTVFRLRFPKWVWACVVGAITYVLMLADVFSYILQALAYQGIFVVAWVGIALVHIAMERPSRQAEPDPDRAVNPAGLVAWLLAAGAGLALHLAGGAVASFSAPVTFLVAASAYAALSTRASTQRALP
- a CDS encoding cupin domain-containing protein is translated as MSDFDVGARLKELRTAAGMSQRQLAEASGVPHGQISMIETGRSSPSVASLRKILGGMGITMAEFFEPDASQSPQPFFTPTELRDLTSRLYSTAQDTMGRITLRQVGDARLHNLQILHERYEPGADTGETMLAHHGSEGGIVIAGEIELTVGEHCRLLKAGDSYLFASNQPHRFRNLSDREAIVVSACTPPYL
- a CDS encoding NAD-dependent succinate-semialdehyde dehydrogenase — its product is MAYRDTQLLIDGRWQAAGDGRRIEVIDPATGQVIGHVAHAGRSDMDAALMAADRAFAAWRHTSPLHRSDLLRKAAALLRERAETIAALMVAEQGKPLAQARLETLAGAEILEWFAEEARRTYGQVIPPRQPGVTQLTLREPLGPVAAFTPWNFPINQAVRKLSAALAAGCTIIVKAPEETPASPAELIRCLVDAGIPAGVVNLLYGDPAEISSYLIPHPVIRKVSFTGSTAVGKELAALAGRHMKPATMELGGHAPVLIFDDADVDAAVAAMVPAKLRNAGQVCISPTRFLVQDGVADRFTMKFTQAMAAARVGPGMSPDSDMGPLANVRRIPAIERLIRDALDRGARLATGGARIGNEGWFFAPTVLTDVPGDAAVMNEEPFGPIAVVNRFGHDDEAFAEANRLPYGLAAYAWTRSSARVQRLQDEIQAGMLTINHIGLSLPELPFGGLRDSGMGTEGGSEAIGAYLQTRFVTRKG